From one Lycium ferocissimum isolate CSIRO_LF1 chromosome 7, AGI_CSIRO_Lferr_CH_V1, whole genome shotgun sequence genomic stretch:
- the LOC132063040 gene encoding AP2-like ethylene-responsive transcription factor PLT2 yields the protein MNSNNWLSFPLSPTHSSLPPHLQTVQSHHFSLGLVNETIDNPFQNQEWNLINTQGSDEVPKVADFLGMNKSENQSEFVPYNEIQGNDSDYLFQNNSLMPMQNALAAAPTSNFDLQENACNIQSLTLSMGSGKGSTSETSASPSATATASASAENSNTSIVEAAPRRSLDTFGQRTSIYRGVTRHRWTGRYEAHLWDNSCRREGQSRKGRQVYLGGYDKEEKAARAYDLAALKYWGTSTTTNFPISNYEKELEDMKHMTRQEFVAAIRRKSSGFSRGASMYRGVTRHHQHGRWQARIGRVAGNKDLYLGTFTTEEEAAEAYDIAAIKFRGLNAVTNFDMNRYDVKAILESNTLPIGGGAAKRLKEAQALESSRKRDQEMMALNTSFQYGNSSSSNPLQAYPLMQQPFDSQPLLTLQNQDISQYNIQDSSSHFHQSYLQTQLQLQNNSHQVLYNNYLQNNPVFMHGLMNNEGSSSGSYGTGGYFGNSSGLGGISSNSTSANGGGGNAHEEVALVKVDYDNMPVSGSYNGWSGESVQGSNPGVFSMWND from the exons ATGAATTCAAACAATTGGCTATCGTTTCCTCTATCTCCCACTCATTCTTCTTTACCTCCCCATCTACAAACAGTTCAATCTCATCATTTTTCCTTAGGGTTAGTAAATGAGACCATTGACAATCCCTTCCAAAATCAAG AATGGAACTTAATAAACACACAAGGAAGTGATGAAGTTCCAAAGGTGGCTGATTTTCTTGGAATGAACAAATCTGAAAACCAATCTGAATTTGTCCCTTACAATGAAATCCAAGGAAATGATTCAGATTATCTCTTTCAAAACAACAGCCTTATGCCAATGCAAAATGCTTTAGCTGCTGCTCCTACAAGCAACTTTGATCTTCAAGAAAATGCTTGTAATATTCAGTCTCTGACATTATCCATGGGGAGTGGAAAAGGTTCAACTAGTGAAACAAGTGCTAGTCCAAGTGCCACTGCTACTGCAAGTGCGAGTGCTGAAAATAGTAATACTAGTATTGTTGAAGCTGCACCTAGAAGGTCTTTAGATACTTTTGGCCAAAGAACTTCAATTTACAGAGGTGTAACTAG ACATAGATGGACAGGAAGGTATGAAGCACATCTATGGGATAATAGCTGTAGGAGGGAAGGCCAATCAAGGAAAGGTCGTCAAG TGTATTTGG GAGGGTATGATAAGGAGGAGAAAGCAGCTAGGGCTTATGATCTTGCTGCATTGAAATACTGGGGAACATCTACCACTACAAATTTCCCA ATTAGCAACTATGAGAAGGAATTGGAAGACATGAAGCATATGACAAGGCAAGAATTTGTTGCTGCAATTAGAAG GAAGAGTAGTGGCTTCTCCAGGGGTGCATCCATGTATCGTGGTGTTACAAG GCACCATCAGCATGGCAGATGGCAAGCAAGGATAGGAAGAGTTGCTGGAAACAAAGATCTCTACTTGGGAACTTTCA CTACTGAGGAGGAAGCAGCAGAAGCATATGACATAGCAGCAATAAAATTCAGAGGCTTAAATGCAGTGACAAATTTCGATATGAATCGTTATGATGTAAAAGCCATACTGGAAAGCAACACTCTCCCAATTGGAGGAGGAGCAGCAAAAAGGCTAAAAGAAGCACAAGCTCTTgaatcttcaagaaaaagagatcAAGAAATGATGGCTCTAAACACAAGTTTTCAATATGGAAACTCAAGTTCTTCAAATCCTTTACAAGCATATCCTTTAATGCAACAACCCTTTGATTCTCAACCCTTGTTGACTCTCCAAAACCAAGATATTTCACAGTACAATATTCAAGATTCGTCCTCCCATTTTCACCAGAGTTAtctccaaacacaacttcaacttcagaATAATTCTCATCAAGTACTCTACAACAATTATCTCCAGAATAATCCAGTTTTCATGCATGGGCTAATGAACAATGAAGGAAGTTCTAGTGGAAGTTATGGTACTGGAGGGTATTTTGGTAATTCTTCTGGACTTGGTGGAATAAGTTCAAATTCAACTTCAGCTAATGGAGGAGGAGGAAATGCTCATGAGGAAGTTGCACTTGTGAAAGTTGATTATGATAACATGCCAGTTTCTGGAAGCTACAATGGTTGGTCAGGAGAATCAGTTCAAGGATCAAATCCTGGTGTTTTCTCAATGTGGAATGATTGA